The Planococcus versutus genome contains a region encoding:
- a CDS encoding acyl-CoA carboxylase subunit beta, with the protein MDIYERINELYDRKREIELGGGEERIEKQHAKGKLTARERIDLLVDEDSFVELSPFVEHRTTDFGMAEGPGEGVVTGYGKVNGKPIYLFSQDFTVFGGALGEMHAKKIANVMDLAARNGAPFIGLNDSGGARIQEGVLSLDGYGQIFYRNSIYSGVIPQISVIMGPSAGGAVYSPAITDFVFMVDKTSQMFITGPKVIETVTGEKISAEDLGGSKVHTAISGNAHFRGDSEQKVLEMVRQLISYLPQNNKEMPPRLEAGEDDDYRPDLADVVPFEAIRPYDVRKVVEQVVDKDSFMEVQPEFARNIVIGLARIKGETVGLICNQPKVMAGGLDIDSSDKAARFIRFCDSFNIPLITFEDVTGFFPGIKQEHGGIIRHGAKILYAYSEATVPKMTVILRKAYGGAYVALNSKSIGADLVYSWPNAEIAVMGPNGAANIIFAREIAASDNPEETRAAKIEEYRVKFANPYVAAARGMVDDVIDPRETRIKLIQALEMMRHKQDTRPAKKHGNMPL; encoded by the coding sequence ATGGACATTTACGAAAGAATTAATGAGTTGTACGACCGTAAGCGAGAAATTGAACTTGGTGGTGGTGAAGAACGCATTGAAAAGCAACATGCTAAAGGAAAATTAACAGCGCGCGAACGCATTGATTTATTGGTTGATGAAGATTCATTTGTTGAACTAAGTCCATTTGTTGAGCACCGAACAACAGATTTTGGAATGGCAGAGGGACCTGGTGAAGGTGTGGTTACAGGATACGGAAAAGTTAACGGCAAACCTATATATTTATTTTCTCAAGATTTTACTGTGTTCGGTGGAGCTTTGGGTGAAATGCATGCTAAAAAAATTGCCAATGTAATGGATTTGGCAGCTCGTAACGGAGCGCCATTTATCGGATTAAACGATTCAGGCGGAGCTCGCATTCAAGAAGGTGTCTTGTCATTAGATGGCTATGGCCAAATTTTCTATCGCAATTCCATTTATTCTGGAGTTATTCCACAAATTTCTGTCATAATGGGACCATCTGCAGGTGGTGCTGTTTATTCACCAGCAATCACTGATTTTGTGTTTATGGTTGATAAAACGAGTCAAATGTTTATTACAGGACCTAAAGTAATTGAAACAGTAACAGGAGAGAAAATATCTGCCGAAGACCTTGGTGGATCAAAAGTACATACAGCAATAAGCGGAAATGCGCATTTTCGTGGAGATTCAGAACAAAAAGTGTTAGAAATGGTACGTCAACTAATTAGTTACTTGCCGCAAAATAATAAAGAAATGCCACCACGTCTTGAAGCTGGCGAAGACGACGATTACCGTCCAGACTTGGCAGATGTCGTTCCTTTTGAAGCGATTCGTCCATATGATGTTCGTAAAGTTGTGGAACAAGTTGTAGACAAAGACAGTTTCATGGAAGTACAACCGGAATTTGCGCGCAATATTGTTATTGGACTAGCACGTATTAAAGGCGAAACTGTAGGGTTAATTTGTAACCAACCAAAAGTTATGGCTGGTGGACTTGATATTGATTCGTCCGATAAAGCAGCACGATTCATTCGTTTTTGTGACTCGTTTAATATTCCTTTGATTACGTTTGAAGATGTTACAGGCTTTTTCCCAGGAATCAAACAAGAACATGGTGGCATTATTCGTCATGGCGCAAAAATTTTGTATGCGTATTCAGAAGCAACGGTTCCTAAAATGACGGTAATTTTAAGAAAAGCTTACGGTGGTGCATATGTCGCATTAAACTCCAAATCAATCGGAGCAGATTTAGTGTATTCATGGCCAAACGCAGAAATTGCTGTAATGGGGCCTAATGGTGCTGCCAACATTATTTTTGCACGTGAAATTGCAGCAAGTGATAATCCAGAAGAAACGCGTGCTGCAAAAATAGAAGAATACCGTGTGAAATTTGCCAATCCATATGTAGCAGCAGCTCGTGGCATGGTAGATGATGTAATCGATCCACGTGAAACACGCATTAAATTAATTCAAGCTTTAGAAATGATGCGCCATAAACAAGATACACGTCCTGCCAAAAAACACGGCAATATGCCATTGTAA
- a CDS encoding M20/M25/M40 family metallo-hydrolase, whose amino-acid sequence MNKERLINEFLELVQIDSETKYEGPISLILKSKLEAMGFHVVIDESAALTGHGAGNIIATLRGNLTEIPAIYFTVHMDTVTPGVGVKPEIKDGYIYSDGTTILGADDKAGMAALFEMIRVLQEQEIPHGDIQLVITAGEESGLVGAKELDSSLIIAKYGYAVDSDGKVGGIVTAAPNQAKLWTTIHGKTAHAGVAPEKGISAITIAAKAIAKMSLGRIDEETTANIGHFEGGGATNIVCDEVHILSEARSISEDKLAAQTTHMESVFEQVAEKLGGHAETEVKLMYPGFYFDDMNPVVEIAQKAAAKIGRPSPILTSGGGSDANIFNGFGIPTVNLCVGYEEIHTKNERMPIEELEKLTELLVEIVKESTVS is encoded by the coding sequence ATGAATAAAGAAAGATTAATAAATGAGTTTTTAGAATTGGTTCAAATCGATTCGGAAACAAAATATGAAGGTCCTATTTCACTCATATTAAAAAGTAAACTAGAAGCAATGGGTTTTCATGTCGTAATCGATGAATCAGCTGCTCTTACAGGTCACGGTGCAGGAAATATTATTGCTACGCTTCGTGGCAACTTAACTGAAATTCCAGCTATTTACTTTACTGTACACATGGACACAGTAACACCAGGCGTTGGTGTTAAGCCTGAAATTAAAGACGGCTATATTTATTCGGATGGCACAACGATTTTAGGTGCAGATGACAAAGCGGGAATGGCTGCTTTGTTTGAAATGATTCGTGTACTTCAAGAGCAAGAAATTCCTCATGGAGATATTCAATTAGTTATAACAGCAGGAGAAGAAAGTGGTTTAGTAGGCGCTAAAGAGTTGGATTCTTCATTAATTATTGCGAAATACGGCTATGCTGTAGATAGTGATGGGAAAGTGGGCGGCATTGTAACAGCAGCTCCAAACCAGGCAAAATTATGGACAACAATCCATGGGAAAACGGCACATGCTGGTGTGGCACCTGAAAAAGGGATTTCAGCGATTACCATTGCGGCAAAAGCGATTGCTAAAATGTCACTTGGTCGCATTGACGAAGAAACAACTGCTAATATTGGTCATTTTGAAGGTGGCGGAGCTACGAATATTGTGTGTGATGAAGTTCACATTTTATCAGAAGCACGTTCGATCAGTGAAGATAAATTAGCCGCACAAACAACACATATGGAATCAGTTTTTGAACAAGTAGCTGAAAAACTTGGAGGTCATGCTGAAACAGAAGTCAAATTAATGTATCCAGGTTTCTATTTTGATGATATGAATCCTGTTGTCGAAATTGCTCAAAAAGCAGCAGCTAAAATTGGTCGTCCTTCTCCAATCCTAACAAGTGGTGGAGGTAGTGATGCCAATATCTTTAATGGATTTGGTATTCCTACTGTAAACCTATGTGTCGGCTATGAAGAAATTCACACAAAAAATGAACGCATGCCAATCGAAGAGCTTGAAAAATTAACAGAATTACTAGTTGAAATCGTGAAAGAATCCACGGTCAGCTAA
- the prli42 gene encoding stressosome-associated protein Prli42, producing the protein MRNAAFRKFIVYAMIAIMLLSSLMFGLSFVL; encoded by the coding sequence ATGAGAAACGCCGCGTTCCGTAAATTTATTGTCTATGCAATGATTGCCATCATGCTTCTTTCGAGCCTTATGTTTGGCTTGAGCTTTGTACTTTAA
- the mce gene encoding methylmalonyl-CoA epimerase, giving the protein MKKVDHIGIAVRDLNAVLPYYTDTLGLPLLKIEEVASQKVRVAFIDAGNIKIELLEPMDEQNAIFKFLEKKGEGIHHIAFGVDNIEERMNELRKNGVQLLSDQPKPGAGGAMVAFLHPKSSNGVLYELCEKQ; this is encoded by the coding sequence ATGAAAAAAGTAGATCATATCGGAATCGCTGTGAGAGATCTGAACGCTGTTCTTCCGTACTATACGGACACACTTGGACTTCCGTTGTTGAAAATCGAAGAAGTCGCGTCTCAGAAAGTGCGTGTTGCCTTTATTGATGCGGGGAACATTAAAATAGAATTACTCGAACCAATGGATGAACAAAATGCCATTTTTAAATTTTTAGAAAAAAAAGGCGAAGGCATTCATCATATTGCATTTGGCGTGGATAATATTGAAGAGCGAATGAACGAACTTCGAAAAAACGGCGTTCAATTACTGAGTGATCAGCCAAAACCTGGAGCTGGTGGAGCAATGGTTGCCTTTTTACATCCCAAATCATCAAATGGCGTGTTGTATGAGCTTTGCGAAAAACAGTAA